The Raphanus sativus cultivar WK10039 chromosome 2, ASM80110v3, whole genome shotgun sequence genome includes a region encoding these proteins:
- the LOC130508581 gene encoding uncharacterized protein LOC130508581, producing the protein MVRKNKQKKTPHYSQMFCGDPAAGSSSSAPGSSIPEIVPESQSQPPPVPPSGAPPPPATPQAVPDPVAPGYIHPELRVPPTAPFARYTVEDLLAQPGRAGLPVLDPDRPEGTLWFGVDNSVATSVSDIIKGYFSEAHPNWKKTPHHVRNTWFKMFAQRYHWSIGVHEDVKREFTAKAKKRLLDTVGNWKEDWIYKGYKDGQPAELTKDVYDGLIGYWELPSSIAISNACSASRNTKDEHDNGPMLHCTGQKPHARVRLEMAKETGQLPSLKELYERTHKTKAGVFVDPRSEQIYNDVVARIEDRQTQLTQQSPDGIPVVLSTQEVDQIYEEVVPKKKGRTLGIGSVNDVPRATSSYGQRRADEVTELRSELHSTRTQLASTQTELESTRQSFQARMGGVEGFLEVISSGNPQWEELLADMRRRNPVPEPSRTQQQEEELQRRSEDLYRETIHRPGPT; encoded by the exons atggttAGAAAGAACAAGCAGAAGAAAACCCCCCACTACAGTCAGATGTTCTGTGGTGATCCTGCTGCTGGATCATCATCTTCAGCTCCCGGTTCCTCCATCCCGGAGATTGTCCCGGAGTCTCAGTCACAGCCACCACCGGTTCCCCCATCTGGTGCACCACCCCCACCTGCTACACCTCAGGCGGTTCCAGATCCGGTTGCACCCGGATACATTCATCCGGAGTTGCGGGTGCCGCCGACCGCTCCTTTTGCTCGGTACACGGTTGAGGATCTTCTCGCTCAACCAGGCCGAGCCGGTTTACCGGTTTTAGACCCCGACCGACCAGAGGGGACTCTGTG gtttggggTCGACAATTCTGTCGCTACGAGCGTATCCGATATCATCAAAGGATACTTCTCAGAGGCTCACCCAAACTGGAAAAAGACGCCGCACCACGTTAGAAACACGTGGTTCAAGATGTTTgct caaagataccattggtccatcggggttCACGAGGACGTGAAACGGGAGTTCACCGCAAAGGCGAAGAAGCGGTTGTTGGACACCGTAGGCAACTGGAAGGAGGACTGGATCTACAAGGGCTACAAGGACGGGCAACCCGCTGAGCTGACCAAGGATGTCTACGATGGTCTCATCGGTTACTGGGAGCTGCCATCATCCATTGCGATCTCCAACGCCTGCTCCGCCTCTCGTAACACCAAAGACGAGCACGACAACGGCCCGATGCTTCACTGTACGGGTCAAAAACCCCATGCCCGTGTCCGCTTGGAAATG gccAAAGAGACGGGACAACTCCCGTCTCTTAAAGAGCTTTACGAGAGGACCCACAAGACCAAGGCGGGGGTATTTGTGGATCCgaggtccgagcaaatctacaacgatgtcgttgctcggattgaagaccgccaaacccagctgacccagcaatctcccgatggaataccggtcgtattatccactcaagaagtggatcagatttacgaggag gtcgtccctaagaaaaagggacgtacgttgggaatcggttccgtcaacgatgtcccaagagcgacatcgtcttatggtCAGAGACGAGCCGACGAAGTCACTGAGCTGCGTTCGGAGTTACACTCGACGCGGACTCAGTTGGCGTCGACGCAGACGGAGTTGGAGTCTACGCGCCAATCATTCCAAGCTCGTATGGGTGGAGTGGAGGGGTTTCTGGAAGTTATATCTTCTGGAAATCCCCAATGGGAGGAGTTGTTGGCGGATATGCGACGACGGAACCCGGTTCCCGAGCCTTCTCGTACTCAGCAGCAAGAGGAGGAACTACAGAGGAGGAGTGAAGACCTCTACCGAGAAACGATCCACCGCCCCGGCccgacttag
- the LOC130507957 gene encoding uncharacterized protein LOC130507957, with translation MIFPPLFFDVMEHLAVHLPYEALLRGPVHYGWMYQYERAMKYLKGKAKNLAMVEGSIIAGSLTEETSHFTSYYFAPNVRTRQRAPKRYDDGGVAPTYAVAGVPDIFSQIGRMGGKTKEVWWSSDEDAHSAHTYILLNCEDPFMRYFESLFVSQVQEAIPGISTSEVDKRKDRHFIKWLKSQVEYEDPDYPIWFHELVQGPLAKVTTSPMYFSRGFTFHTYEYGKHRATSNYGICVKGETDFYGILQEIIEVEFPGLLKLKCVIFKCDWFDPVVNRGVRFNKFGVVAVNGGRRYNKFEPFILASQADQVSFLPYPRLRESGISWLAVIKVTPRGRIIGGEEPPLQEEHINEVEEPEQQMEDILLIDPHNHEYEDLPDDTTDDAVEDEFNESDDVSSVEENDDVSE, from the exons atgatatttcctcccttattttttgacgtcatggagcatttagctgtccacctcccgtatgaggcattgcttcgagGACCAGTACAttatggatggatgtatcagtatgagcgggccatgaaatatttgaagggaaaggcAAAAAACCTCGCAATGGTTGAAGGTTCcataattgctggaagtttgacggaagaaacatctcacttcacatcgtactactttgcaccTAATGTACGGACCCGACAAAGAGCTCCaaaaagatatgatgatggtggtgttgccccaacatatgcagttgctggtgttccggatatctttagccagattggaCGAATGGGTGGGAAAacgaaagaggtttggtggtcgagtgatgaagacgcccatagtgcacacacttacattctacttaattgtgaggatccatttatgcgctattttgaaag cctatttgttagTCAAGTCCAAGAAGCTATCCCAGGTATATCCACAAGTGAGGTAGATAAAAGGAAAGATCGACACTTTATTaaatggttgaagagtcag gTTGAATATGAGGATCCAGATTATCCCATATGGTTTCACGAATTAGTTCAGGGTCCACTtgcaaaggtcaccacatcaccAATGTATTTCTCACGAGGCTTTACTTTTCATACGTACGAGTATGGTAAACACCGGGCGACCAGCAATTATGGAATTTGTGTGAAAGgcgaaaccgatttctacgggatcttgcaggagattattgaagtggaattccctgggttattgaagctgaaatgcgtcatattcaaatgtgactggttcgaccccgtggtcaacagaggtgttcgatttaacaaattcggtgtagttgctgtcaatggtggacggaggtacaacaaattcgagcctttcatattAGCTTCGCAAGCAGACCAAGTTAGCTTCCTACCATACCCGAGGTTGCGAGAATCTGGAATAAGTTGGTTAGCTGTTATCAAAGTTACACCCCGTGGACGAATAAtcggtggagaagaaccacctttgcaagaagaacacatcaatgaagtcgaagaacctgaacaacaaatggaAGACATCctactcattgatccgcataatcatgagtatgaagatcttcccgacGATACCACTGACGATGCTGTTGaggacgagtttaatgaaagtgatgatgtttctagtgttgaagagaatgatgatgtatctgaatga
- the LOC130507956 gene encoding uncharacterized protein LOC130507956, giving the protein MQKKKKSKNVKKKMSGDGNYLELRRWMYTHKDANGRVTKEYLEGLETFMHQADSTPLAQESGKMFCPCRKCNNSKLATRENVWKHLINRGFMPNYYIWFQHGEGYNYENEASSSNSNFQNEPVDHLHNQHRYYQEEQMVDNYDRVHDMVADAFVAHDDDEVEEPNIDAKKFYEMLDAANQPLYSGCREGLSKLSLAARMMSIKTDHNLPESCMNAWTDLFKEYLPEDNVSADSYYEIQKLVYSLGLPSEMIDVCIDNCMLYWGDDEKLEECRFCKKPRFKPQGRGRNRVPYQRMWYLPITDRLKRLYQSEETAGKMRWHAEHTQTDGEMTHPSDARAWKHFNKIYPQFASNSRNVYMGLCTDGFSPFGMSGRQYSLWPVFMTPYNLPPDTCMQREFLFLTILIPGPNHPKRSLDVFLQPLIKELKDLWSTGVRTYDCSTKTNFTMRAMLLWTISDFPAYGMLSGWTTHGRLSCPYCNGTTDAFQLKNGRKTSWFDCHRRFLPINHLYRRNRKLFRQKRVVRDTPPPYLTGEQIEQQIDYYGAQETVRCGGNWHVPGNMSDYYGVQHNWHKKSIFWELPYWKDLLLRHNLDVMHIEKNFFENIMNTILNVPGKTKDNQKSRLDLPDICSRPELHIKSNGQVPVPVFRSSSEQKSVLFNWVASAVKFPDGYVSNLSRCVEKGQKFSGMKSHDCHVFMQRLVPFAFAELLPTKVHEALAGNILLLTLINFLIYFSKICTNNLLNCFWNIQSHWSIFQGLEHSHS; this is encoded by the coding sequence atgcaaaagaaaaaaaaatctaaaaacgtgaaaaaaaaaatgtctggtGATGGAAATTATTTAGAGTTGCGGAGATGGATGTACACGCATaaagatgctaacgggagagtgacgaaagagtaTTTGGAAGGActagagacatttatgcatcaagcagattctacaccgctcgcccaagaaagcggtaagatgttttgtccttgtcgaaaatgcaacaattcaaaactggcaactcgtgaaaatgtttggaagcatttaataaatagaggtttcatgccaaattactatatctggtttcaacatggagaaggttataattatgagaatgaagctagtagtagtaatagcaattttcagaatgaaccggttgatcatttgcataatcaacatagatactatcaggaggagcagatggtagataattatgatagggttcatgatatggtagctgatgcatttgttgctcatgatgatgatgaagttgaagaacctaacatagatgcaaaaaagttttatgaaatgttagatgctgcgaatcagccactttacagtggttgtagagaaggtctctctaaattgtcgttggctgctagaatgatgagtattaaaactgatcataatctacctgaaagttgcatgaatgcatggacagacttgtttaaagagtatttgccggaagacaatgtctctgctgattcttattatgagattcagaaactagtttatagtctggggttgccttctgagatgatagacgtttgcatcgacaactgcatgctctactggggagatgatgagaagttagaagagtgtcgattctgcaagaagccacgattcaaaccgcaaggacgaggacgtaatagggtaccgtaccaaaggatgtggtacctaccaattaccgacagattgaaaagattgtaccaatctgaggagactgctggaaaaatgagatggcatgccgagcatactcagacggatggtgagatgactcatccatcagatgcaagagcttggaaacattttaacaaaatatatccacaattcgctagcaatagccGAAATGTGTATATGGGATTATGCACGGACGGATTTAGTCCCTTCggtatgtcagggagacaatattcattgtggccagtctttatgacgccatacaacctgcctcCAGATacgtgcatgcaacgggagtttctgttcttgaccatattaatacctggtccgaaccatccaaaaaggtctctggatgtctttctacagccactgataaaagagttgaaagatttgtggtcaacaggggtgaggacgtacgactgctcaacgaagacaaattttacgatgcgagcgatgcttttgtggaccataagtgactttcctgcttatgggatgttgtctgggtggactacacatgggagattatcttgtccatattgtaatggaacgacagatgcatttcagctgaagaacggtaggaagacaagttggttcgattgtcaccggcgatttcttcccattaatcATCTTTATCGAAGAAACAGGAAATTGTTTAGGcagaaaagggttgtgagagacactcctcctccgtatttaactggagaacaaattgaacagcaaatcgattactacggagctcaagaaacagttcgttgtggtggtaattggcatgttcccggTAATATGTCTGATTATTATGGAGTTCagcacaactggcacaagaagagtatattttgggagttgccgtattggaaggatcttcttttgcgccacaacctagatgtgatgcatattgagaagaatttttttgagaacatcatgaatacaatattgaatgttccagggaagacaaaagacaatcaaaaatCTAGGTTGGACTTGcctgatatttgctcaagacccgagttacatataaaaagcaATGGACAAGTTCCTGTACCGGTATTCAGATCGTCTTCAGAACAAAAGTCGGTCTTGTTCAACTGGGTTGCATCAGCAGTGAAGTTTcctgatgggtatgtttcaaacctctctagatgtgttgaaaagggccaaaagttctccgggatgaagagtcatgattgtcatgtctttatgcaaagaCTAGTTCCCTTTgcatttgcggagctacttccaacaaaagtacatgaagcacttgcaggtaatatattattactcacactaattaatttcttaatttatttttcaaaaatatgcactaataatttgcttaattgtttttggaatatacaaagccattggagcatttttcagggactTGAGCACTCGCACTCTTAA